From Halotia branconii CENA392, the proteins below share one genomic window:
- a CDS encoding IS1380 family transposase yields MTPTFTDRTPKQFKFSGEKSHPIVVNFQGGTVTSDAGLSLIAEIDRKLEITSKFAQCFQDYRQPNRVDHSIESLIKQRIYGLVMGYEDLNDHEELRQDPMFALAVLKTMGIEDEPTILAGKSTLNRLEHCPEDVEQGADSRYHKIGHCPSEIESLFVKIFLESHAKEPRQIILDLDVTDDLVHGSQEQVFFNTYYGGYCYAPLYIFCGKHLLAAKLRPSNVDPAFGALSELQRVIKQIRQQWKNVEILVRGDSAYSRDDIMTWCESQPGLDYVFGLAQNSRLIGMTTTIQSRASLEFEQKLSTAVSFLETVFKPDEQLPRLACDLIDNSIWYKSLDYQTRESWSRSRRVVCKVEYGAKGTNIRFVVTTLATNKVPPSQLYKQKYCQRGEMENRFKEQQLELFSDRTSTHTFPGNQLRLWFSSLAYVLMNALRQKCLTKTELQNATVGTIRTKLLKLGALITVNTRCILIAITSSCPYKNIFATAHRRLRMLTNTA; encoded by the coding sequence ATGACCCCGACTTTCACAGATCGTACACCAAAACAATTCAAATTCTCCGGGGAAAAATCACACCCGATTGTAGTTAATTTTCAGGGTGGGACGGTAACATCGGATGCAGGATTAAGCTTAATTGCGGAAATAGACAGAAAATTAGAAATCACATCAAAATTTGCACAGTGTTTCCAAGATTACCGTCAACCAAATCGAGTTGACCATTCAATAGAGAGTTTAATTAAACAACGTATATACGGGTTGGTCATGGGATATGAAGACTTAAATGACCACGAGGAATTACGTCAAGACCCGATGTTTGCTCTAGCAGTGTTAAAAACAATGGGAATAGAGGATGAACCAACAATATTGGCAGGAAAAAGTACATTAAATCGGCTGGAACATTGTCCAGAAGATGTGGAACAAGGAGCAGACAGCCGTTACCATAAAATTGGGCATTGTCCATCAGAAATTGAAAGCTTATTTGTCAAAATATTTCTAGAATCTCACGCCAAAGAACCAAGGCAAATTATTTTGGATCTAGATGTAACCGATGATTTAGTACACGGTTCGCAGGAGCAAGTTTTCTTCAACACTTATTATGGAGGATACTGCTATGCTCCACTTTATATATTTTGTGGAAAACATCTATTAGCAGCCAAACTGCGCCCTTCTAATGTAGACCCAGCATTTGGGGCGTTATCAGAATTACAAAGAGTCATTAAACAAATACGTCAACAATGGAAGAATGTTGAGATTCTAGTACGTGGAGATAGTGCCTATTCTAGGGACGATATTATGACGTGGTGTGAATCACAGCCCGGTTTAGATTATGTTTTTGGATTAGCGCAAAATAGTCGTTTAATTGGGATGACTACGACGATTCAAAGTAGAGCCTCACTTGAGTTTGAGCAGAAATTATCAACAGCAGTTTCGTTTTTGGAAACAGTATTTAAACCAGATGAACAGCTTCCAAGGCTTGCTTGTGACTTGATTGATAACTCAATTTGGTATAAGTCATTAGACTATCAAACTCGTGAATCTTGGAGTCGTAGTCGTCGTGTTGTTTGTAAGGTTGAATATGGAGCAAAGGGGACTAATATTCGTTTTGTTGTAACAACTCTTGCTACCAATAAAGTACCACCTAGTCAACTATATAAACAAAAATATTGTCAGCGAGGGGAGATGGAAAATCGTTTTAAAGAACAACAACTAGAACTTTTTAGTGATAGAACAAGCACCCACACATTTCCAGGGAACCAATTACGTTTATGGTTTTCTTCTTTAGCTTACGTTTTGATGAATGCTTTGCGCCAAAAATGTTTAACTAAAACTGAATTACAAAATGCTACTGTTGGAACTATTCGTACCAAGTTATTGAAGTTAGGAGCTTTAATTACTGTAAATACACGCTGTATTTTAATTGCAATTACTAGTTCTTGCCCATACAAAAATATCTTTGCTACTGCTCATAGACGTTTAAGAATGCTGACTAATACTGCTTAA
- a CDS encoding cupin domain-containing protein, producing MTNFGVNLTRLAPQAISALRHAHSKQDEFVYILEGHPTLCTDEGCTQLSPGMCAGFKAGTGNGHHLINETSEDVLYLEIGDRTPQDEGSYPDDDLMANLENGLWKFVHKDGTPY from the coding sequence ATCACGAACTTTGGTGTAAACCTAACACGCCTAGCTCCCCAGGCAATCTCAGCCCTTCGTCACGCTCACAGCAAGCAAGACGAGTTCGTGTATATTTTGGAGGGGCATCCAACGCTATGTACCGATGAAGGTTGTACACAACTCTCCCCAGGTATGTGTGCCGGCTTCAAGGCTGGCACTGGTAACGGCCACCACCTGATTAACGAAACCTCAGAAGATGTTCTTTACCTCGAAATCGGGGATAGAACACCGCAAGACGAAGGCAGCTATCCCGATGACGACCTTATGGCCAATTTAGAGAATGGCTTGTGGAAATTTGTTCACAAAGACGGTACACCGTACTAA
- the psbA gene encoding photosystem II q(b) protein, protein MTTTLQQRSSANVWEQFCNWITNTNNRIYIGWFGVLMIPALLAATTCFIIAFIAAPPVDIDGIREPVAGSLIYGNNIISGAVVPSSNAIGLHFYPIWEAASLDEWLYNGGPYQLIVFHFLIGVFCYLGREWELSYRLGMRPWICLAFSAPVAAATAVFLVYPIGQGSFSDGMPLGISGTFNFMIVFQAEHNILMHPFHMLGVAGVFGGSLFSAMHGSLVTSSLVRETTETESQNYGYKFGQEEETYNIVAAHGYFGRLIFQYASFNNSRSLHFFLAAWPVIGIWFTALGVSTMAFNLNGFNFNQSVIDSQGRVIATWADVINRANLGMEVMHERNAHNFPLDLAAGDVAPVALTAPAING, encoded by the coding sequence ATGACTACAACCTTACAACAGCGCTCCAGCGCCAACGTATGGGAGCAATTCTGTAATTGGATCACCAACACCAACAACCGTATATATATTGGTTGGTTCGGCGTACTAATGATTCCCGCCTTGCTAGCTGCCACCACCTGCTTCATCATCGCCTTCATCGCCGCACCTCCAGTAGACATCGATGGCATCCGCGAACCAGTAGCAGGTTCCTTGATTTACGGCAACAACATCATCTCCGGTGCAGTTGTGCCTTCCTCTAACGCTATCGGCTTACACTTCTACCCCATTTGGGAAGCAGCATCCTTAGACGAATGGCTTTACAACGGTGGCCCTTACCAATTGATAGTCTTCCACTTCCTAATCGGCGTATTCTGCTACTTAGGTCGTGAATGGGAACTATCCTACCGCTTAGGAATGCGTCCTTGGATTTGCCTAGCCTTCTCTGCCCCAGTAGCAGCAGCAACCGCAGTCTTCTTGGTATATCCCATCGGACAAGGTTCATTCTCTGACGGTATGCCCTTGGGTATCTCCGGAACCTTCAACTTCATGATTGTCTTCCAAGCAGAACACAACATCTTAATGCACCCCTTCCACATGCTAGGTGTAGCTGGTGTATTCGGTGGTTCCTTGTTCTCTGCAATGCACGGTTCACTAGTAACATCTTCCTTGGTTCGTGAAACAACCGAAACCGAGTCACAAAACTACGGTTACAAGTTCGGTCAAGAAGAAGAAACCTACAACATCGTCGCTGCTCACGGTTACTTCGGTCGTCTCATCTTCCAATACGCATCTTTCAACAACAGCCGTTCACTGCACTTCTTCCTAGCTGCTTGGCCTGTGATTGGTATCTGGTTCACAGCGTTGGGTGTAAGCACAATGGCTTTCAACCTCAACGGTTTCAATTTCAACCAGTCTGTGATTGACTCTCAAGGTCGCGTTATCGCTACCTGGGCTGATGTAATCAACCGCGCTAACTTGGGTATGGAAGTAATGCACGAGCGTAACGCTCACAACTTCCCCTTAGACTTGGCTGCTGGTGATGTTGCTCCTGTTGCTTTAACTGCACCTGCTATTAACGGTTAA
- a CDS encoding inositol monophosphatase family protein, producing the protein MSTKPTPRLILETLLPHLKVAAAYARFLQPKIAALPAKESGDNFFAAALTDADLAIQNLVEVVLLGTFPEIRFYGEEYESSGNTKYFRAVELGSTDDYLVTLDPIDGTKFYMDGHSNYQIILSILNTDDFEAVLAISPAQNIYDYALRDQGAFQGTLEMDLDNCKPLRVTSSKPHVLLGWGMSSIAPALEGQYQVIDVVTDYSSDRQIPNLNGILSGDLSGAVIKSGKFIDGAALAFLAREAGCIVTTLDGSTLPPLHTCKEYSRSGLIVATSKEIHQHLLQATQNSFV; encoded by the coding sequence ATGTCTACAAAACCTACTCCACGCCTGATTTTGGAGACTTTACTGCCTCATCTCAAAGTAGCAGCAGCTTATGCCCGCTTTCTACAACCAAAGATTGCTGCTTTACCTGCGAAAGAATCAGGAGACAACTTTTTTGCGGCTGCACTAACTGATGCAGATTTAGCAATTCAAAATTTGGTCGAAGTTGTACTACTGGGTACTTTCCCGGAAATTCGCTTTTATGGTGAAGAGTATGAAAGTTCTGGTAATACTAAATATTTTCGTGCTGTCGAACTCGGTTCAACTGATGATTACTTAGTCACTCTTGACCCGATTGATGGCACAAAGTTTTACATGGATGGACATTCTAACTATCAGATTATTCTTAGTATTCTTAATACAGATGACTTTGAAGCAGTACTCGCCATTTCCCCTGCCCAAAACATTTATGATTACGCTTTGCGAGATCAAGGTGCTTTTCAAGGAACGCTGGAGATGGACTTAGATAACTGCAAACCGCTACGGGTAACATCCTCCAAACCTCATGTATTGTTAGGGTGGGGAATGAGTTCAATCGCACCTGCACTAGAAGGACAATATCAAGTAATTGATGTAGTAACAGACTACTCTAGTGATAGACAAATTCCTAACCTCAATGGTATTCTCAGTGGCGACTTGAGTGGAGCAGTTATCAAGTCGGGTAAATTTATTGATGGTGCTGCACTTGCTTTTTTGGCGAGAGAGGCTGGTTGTATTGTTACCACTTTAGACGGCTCAACTCTACCACCACTACATACTTGTAAAGAATACAGTCGGTCTGGGCTGATAGTCGCTACCTCTAAAGAAATTCACCAACATTTGCTGCAAGCGACGCAAAACTCATTTGTTTGA
- a CDS encoding phosphodiester glycosidase family protein produces the protein MRKIWLLGGVLISLGMLLFVGGYGQSSLLMNAVVPSQKPPLPKKIRYEQRTLAQSIAHILFIPSDRRFLVTPAISEKVATVEEFSQKYRAIAILNAGFFDPVNQKSTSYIILSGQIVADPKQNERLVNNPKLKPYLNQIFNRAEFRRYLCGQTSRYDIALHNQSAPAGCQLIDAIGAGPSLLPKLTSVQEGFVDHNNRRDALGSNQLNARTAVGITHDGTIVLVMVAQKPSAPADSGISLPALADFMKTLGVQKAMNLDGGSSSSLYYKGKTFYGKINSQGNVVKRPVKSVLLVQEK, from the coding sequence GTGAGAAAAATTTGGCTATTAGGGGGAGTGTTAATTAGTTTGGGGATGCTGTTATTTGTGGGAGGTTACGGACAAAGTTCTTTATTAATGAATGCTGTTGTACCTTCACAGAAGCCCCCACTACCAAAAAAAATTCGCTACGAGCAGCGCACTTTAGCCCAGAGTATAGCTCATATACTGTTTATTCCTAGCGATCGCCGATTTTTAGTGACTCCGGCAATATCAGAAAAAGTAGCTACTGTAGAAGAATTTTCTCAGAAATATCGAGCGATCGCCATCTTAAATGCAGGCTTTTTTGATCCAGTCAACCAAAAATCTACATCATATATTATCCTCTCCGGTCAAATAGTGGCTGACCCCAAGCAAAACGAACGGTTGGTAAACAATCCCAAATTAAAACCTTACCTAAATCAAATTTTCAATCGTGCGGAGTTCCGCCGTTACTTATGTGGGCAAACTAGCCGTTACGATATTGCTTTACATAATCAGTCAGCACCCGCAGGTTGTCAATTAATCGATGCTATCGGTGCTGGGCCGAGTCTGTTACCAAAACTGACATCAGTACAAGAAGGCTTTGTAGATCATAACAATAGACGAGATGCCCTTGGCAGTAACCAACTCAACGCCAGAACTGCTGTAGGTATTACCCATGACGGAACGATTGTTTTAGTAATGGTAGCTCAAAAACCTTCGGCTCCTGCTGATTCTGGGATATCTTTACCAGCCTTGGCAGATTTCATGAAAACCCTTGGTGTCCAAAAAGCAATGAACTTAGACGGAGGAAGTTCGTCCTCCCTATATTACAAAGGCAAAACCTTCTACGGCAAGATTAATTCACAGGGTAATGTTGTCAAACGACCTGTAAAATCGGTTTTACTTGTTCAGGAAAAGTAG
- the gntT gene encoding guanitoxin biosynthesis MATE family efflux transporter GntT encodes MTLVAPKQYNFLPRFYRLASISVLSNMMVPLAGLVDIAFLGHLADIRHLAGVILATILFDYLYRVLKFLRSSTNAITAQAVGLDDPKAVLLSGLRSGLIALGIGLLILLLQYPLQQIGFTILSGSPAIESSGVDYYCARIWGAPAVLLNFVLIGWFLGREMNSVVLLISIIGNGSNVLLDYLMIVKWGWASMGAGLATALSQYLALVTGLVCVCFSIKWQTLPAALQEVFDWVALKEAVVLKSNILIRFLALISTYAIFTNLSAVMGTTFLAENGLLLQIALLSQFTVQGVGMTTQTLTGNFQGKGTREQMFPLLLVSVLTSLVIALAFAAVSVLFPDVVFGLLTNHTEINQHISGYVVWLLPLLGFTAIAFMLEGYFIGLKEGKTLRNAVLIAFGLGFSPLAIAAWYFHNNHLLWMSLVMYMAIIMVVLGVQLPRTLDNQNLQNQELLPNP; translated from the coding sequence ATGACATTGGTGGCTCCCAAGCAGTATAACTTTTTGCCTCGATTTTACCGACTAGCAAGTATTAGTGTGCTTTCTAACATGATGGTTCCTCTAGCAGGTTTGGTTGATATTGCCTTCCTCGGACATTTGGCAGATATCCGTCACCTAGCTGGAGTCATTTTGGCAACCATCCTTTTTGACTACCTTTATCGTGTATTAAAATTTCTGCGTTCAAGTACTAATGCAATTACCGCACAAGCTGTTGGACTTGATGACCCCAAAGCCGTTTTATTGTCAGGATTACGAAGTGGTTTAATTGCCTTGGGAATTGGATTACTTATCTTACTGCTTCAGTATCCACTGCAACAAATTGGATTTACCATCCTCAGTGGTTCTCCAGCGATTGAAAGCTCTGGAGTAGATTACTATTGCGCCCGGATTTGGGGAGCTCCTGCTGTCTTGCTCAACTTTGTGTTGATTGGTTGGTTTCTGGGACGAGAAATGAATAGCGTAGTACTGCTCATCTCGATTATTGGCAACGGTTCTAATGTATTGCTGGACTATTTGATGATTGTCAAATGGGGTTGGGCAAGTATGGGAGCCGGACTGGCAACAGCTCTTAGTCAATATTTAGCACTGGTTACTGGTTTGGTTTGTGTCTGCTTTAGTATCAAATGGCAAACTTTACCAGCTGCTTTGCAAGAGGTTTTTGATTGGGTAGCTCTTAAAGAAGCTGTTGTACTCAAAAGTAATATTTTAATCCGATTTTTGGCTTTGATTTCCACTTATGCCATTTTCACTAATCTCAGTGCGGTAATGGGAACAACTTTCTTAGCAGAAAACGGTTTGCTGCTCCAGATTGCTTTATTGAGTCAGTTCACAGTGCAAGGGGTAGGAATGACAACCCAAACCCTGACCGGAAATTTTCAGGGTAAAGGAACCAGAGAACAGATGTTTCCATTACTTCTTGTTTCGGTACTCACTAGTTTGGTAATTGCTTTGGCTTTCGCCGCCGTGTCTGTTTTATTCCCAGATGTAGTATTCGGATTGTTGACTAATCATACAGAGATTAATCAACATATTAGTGGCTATGTGGTTTGGTTATTGCCTTTGTTAGGGTTTACTGCTATCGCTTTCATGCTGGAAGGATACTTCATTGGCTTAAAAGAGGGTAAAACTTTACGTAACGCCGTTTTAATTGCCTTTGGATTGGGTTTTAGTCCTCTGGCGATCGCCGCATGGTATTTTCACAATAACCACCTTTTGTGGATGTCTCTTGTAATGTACATGGCAATTATTATGGTAGTACTGGGTGTACAACTACCTCGGACGTTGGATAACCAAAACCTGCAAAATCAGGAACTACTTCCAAATCCTTAA
- a CDS encoding glutathione S-transferase family protein, translating to MTENKNLQPGMPKTKKKGKSLPPKLIIKLGKFVWTTLWHTMMSKIAPRNQSGEYIRPSSQFRSFITTQAVAGRYHLYVGMSCPWAHRTLVVRALKGLEQAISVSIVSPDATSGGWVFNEPEQGCNTLAELYELANPGYSGRSTVPVLWDKQTNTIVNNESAEIIVMLNSQFNEFALNPTLNLYPEELKEKIDSWNDRIYKNVNNGVYRCGFAQSQAAYNQACEELFTTLDEIDTVLETNRYLCGNNVTLADVRLFTTLFRFDIAYYGLFKCNRRRIKDYQNLGAYLRDMYQLKGVADTCDLESVKYDYYGSLFPLNPGGIIPAGPDITYLLEPHGRA from the coding sequence ATGACTGAGAACAAAAACTTACAGCCAGGGATGCCTAAGACAAAAAAAAAGGGCAAGTCTCTCCCGCCAAAGCTAATTATCAAGCTGGGTAAGTTTGTTTGGACGACACTTTGGCACACAATGATGTCAAAAATTGCTCCCCGTAATCAATCTGGAGAATACATTCGTCCTAGCAGCCAGTTTAGAAGCTTTATTACAACGCAAGCAGTGGCGGGACGCTATCACCTTTATGTCGGTATGAGTTGTCCTTGGGCGCATCGAACTTTGGTTGTACGCGCACTCAAAGGACTAGAACAAGCAATATCAGTGTCTATTGTCTCTCCTGATGCGACTTCTGGAGGCTGGGTATTTAATGAACCAGAACAAGGTTGCAATACCCTGGCTGAGTTATATGAGCTGGCTAACCCTGGTTATAGCGGGCGTTCTACAGTTCCAGTGTTATGGGACAAACAAACAAACACCATTGTTAATAATGAAAGTGCAGAAATTATTGTGATGTTGAACTCACAATTTAATGAGTTCGCACTCAATCCTACACTGAATCTTTATCCAGAAGAGTTAAAAGAAAAGATTGACTCGTGGAACGATCGCATTTATAAAAATGTCAACAATGGTGTATATCGCTGCGGATTTGCCCAAAGTCAAGCAGCCTACAATCAGGCGTGTGAGGAACTATTCACTACTTTAGATGAGATTGATACCGTACTAGAAACCAATCGCTACTTATGTGGGAACAATGTCACCCTTGCAGATGTGCGTTTGTTCACCACATTGTTTCGATTTGATATTGCATATTATGGTTTGTTTAAATGCAACCGCCGCAGAATCAAAGATTATCAGAATTTGGGAGCTTATCTGCGTGATATGTATCAGTTAAAAGGCGTTGCAGATACTTGTGACTTAGAAAGCGTCAAGTACGATTACTATGGCAGTCTTTTTCCATTAAATCCAGGTGGTATTATTCCTGCCGGGCCTGACATCACATATCTATTAGAGCCACATGGTCGTGCTTAA
- a CDS encoding ArnT family glycosyltransferase produces the protein MLYRLHSWRTIWRQIYLSSVFPYVSLLIWTLPLLLFSSGQNSLMAHDEGLYAWRARQMFDSGDWIAPWGNVHHKTPGPYWLIAIAYKLFGISENSVRITSIIAGIFSLLLVYEIGKIILSKKLGWLAAAILSVEFLWLQYCRLGTPDVPMIFLILLAIWSLIKAELNFKYRYLWSFIAGLSLSLGFLVRSFMIFLPMMALLPYLIGEHRRHRHLANPMLYVGFAIGLIPTLGWLWFNWLRFGNASFAELFRFVFQLGTHERGGNGIIFYFWNVPAKSFPWSLLSILGLVLVFRHPIPRYHLLLAGFPLVLFAELSIFSTRLSHYSLSLYPFIAFLAAVGLDWLSKIYQRGITKNIPRNLSYAFGVLGVLLLLAGIGVFVWGDAKIRDYAILGLIVGLSWLILPAVWIARYHLGMKFFTARYWVAGWLIPCWLALAIAGNLGLLGNYNSDVKTFIQKPAIASIVQTHPIYFVQVGGKTAVLLNFYTPVHGKKVDSISQVPVLSYAWVSPEEAAKLSIPYRVLGTVQKHLLIQVM, from the coding sequence ATGTTGTATAGACTACATTCCTGGCGGACTATCTGGCGGCAAATATATCTATCCTCTGTATTTCCTTATGTCAGTTTGTTAATTTGGACACTGCCGTTATTGCTATTTAGTTCTGGACAGAATAGCTTGATGGCACACGATGAAGGGCTGTACGCTTGGCGGGCGCGCCAAATGTTCGACTCTGGCGACTGGATAGCTCCTTGGGGTAATGTTCATCATAAAACCCCTGGCCCTTATTGGTTGATTGCTATTGCTTACAAGCTATTTGGTATTAGTGAAAACAGTGTGCGAATTACTAGCATAATTGCTGGTATTTTTAGCTTATTACTGGTATATGAAATCGGCAAAATTATACTGAGTAAAAAGTTAGGTTGGCTAGCTGCGGCGATTTTGAGTGTAGAGTTTCTCTGGCTGCAATATTGTCGCTTAGGCACACCTGATGTACCAATGATTTTTTTGATACTTTTAGCTATTTGGTCTTTAATCAAAGCTGAACTAAATTTTAAATATCGCTATTTGTGGAGTTTTATTGCTGGTTTAAGTTTGAGTTTAGGCTTTTTAGTCAGAAGCTTTATGATTTTTTTGCCGATGATGGCTTTATTACCTTATTTAATTGGTGAACATCGCCGTCATCGTCATCTTGCTAACCCCATGTTGTATGTAGGATTTGCAATTGGATTAATTCCTACTTTGGGTTGGCTGTGGTTCAATTGGCTACGTTTTGGAAATGCTAGTTTTGCAGAATTATTCAGGTTTGTTTTTCAATTGGGTACTCATGAACGTGGCGGCAATGGCATAATATTCTATTTTTGGAATGTACCAGCTAAATCTTTCCCTTGGTCTTTGTTGAGTATTTTAGGTTTAGTTTTAGTATTTCGCCATCCCATTCCTCGTTACCATTTGCTATTAGCCGGCTTTCCGCTAGTGCTATTTGCTGAACTGAGTATTTTTTCTACGCGCCTGTCTCACTATAGTCTTAGTCTTTATCCGTTTATCGCTTTTTTGGCTGCGGTTGGTTTAGATTGGTTAAGCAAAATTTACCAAAGAGGAATTACAAAAAATATTCCCCGTAATCTTAGTTATGCCTTTGGTGTATTGGGTGTTTTACTTTTGCTAGCAGGTATAGGTGTTTTTGTTTGGGGTGATGCTAAAATTCGTGACTATGCAATTCTGGGCTTGATTGTGGGATTGAGTTGGTTAATTTTACCTGCGGTATGGATTGCTCGTTACCACTTGGGGATGAAGTTTTTTACAGCAAGATATTGGGTGGCTGGTTGGCTAATTCCCTGTTGGCTGGCTTTGGCTATAGCTGGTAATTTAGGCTTATTAGGTAATTATAATTCTGATGTTAAGACGTTTATTCAAAAACCTGCGATCGCCTCAATTGTGCAAACTCATCCTATCTACTTTGTACAAGTCGGTGGAAAAACTGCTGTGTTGCTCAATTTTTATACTCCTGTTCATGGTAAAAAAGTAGACTCTATTTCTCAAGTTCCTGTCTTAAGCTATGCTTGGGTTTCTCCAGAAGAGGCGGCTAAATTATCAATACCTTACCGCGTTCTTGGTACTGTGCAGAAACATTTATTGATTCAAGTTATGTGA
- a CDS encoding MarR family winged helix-turn-helix transcriptional regulator, protein MIAQSDHSSGLESWQQNLAPYNLGYRIKLLSQLLTRKFTERLEPFGLTPFHWLVLCCLWQEDGLPTSCIGDKLQQVGGTLTGVLDRMEERGLVRRERDSHDRRIWRIWLTDAGKELEAVLPPIAAQMRDAAMDGISAADRELFSQLLNQAIANLS, encoded by the coding sequence ATGATTGCTCAATCAGATCATTCATCAGGTTTAGAATCGTGGCAGCAAAATCTAGCGCCATATAATTTGGGCTACAGAATCAAATTGCTCTCACAATTGCTCACTCGCAAGTTTACAGAGAGGCTAGAACCCTTTGGACTAACTCCATTTCACTGGCTAGTACTATGTTGTCTGTGGCAAGAAGATGGTTTACCAACTTCTTGTATTGGAGACAAACTCCAGCAAGTCGGAGGAACTTTAACAGGTGTTCTAGATCGGATGGAAGAACGCGGTTTAGTACGTCGAGAACGCGATTCACACGATCGCCGGATCTGGCGAATATGGTTAACTGATGCTGGTAAAGAACTAGAAGCAGTTTTGCCCCCAATTGCCGCCCAAATGCGCGATGCCGCAATGGATGGTATTTCTGCTGCTGATCGTGAACTTTTTTCGCAACTTCTCAATCAGGCGATCGCTAACCTTTCCTAA